In Fusarium oxysporum f. sp. lycopersici 4287 chromosome 4, whole genome shotgun sequence, a genomic segment contains:
- a CDS encoding chitinase: MSSSGERPINGYVDPNFPNPNGEWDTPVIIYGYTPAFSLAVFAAAWFALFLVVHLVQTIRFRSWYFITFPIGLLFEIVGYVARSLSAKKDPYHLLYFILNYFFIVTAPVFLAAGVYTILSALIPRLGRRYSFLPPKFILWFFITSDVIATVVQITGAALIGVRQSNRDDPTDANNILLGGLAYQVFSLGVFVILTASFLFRARREVSSRGKKLSLFCVAFGVATIMIYLRTCFRLAETAEGLGGHLYSNEIFFACLEFAPVALAVLLFAIWHPGRCVGKKRRELHLSSGAAYNFNKLQECQLIPTINNLTNKYTMPPLPPSANPLPRLITYYQTHHDSSGNLISPLSLITQPGIAITHVIVAAIHINDDPQKITLNDYHPSHPIFQTMWAELRVLQASGVKVMGMLGGACKGSYARLDADQETFDRYYGPVKDMIRERGLDGLDLDVEEEMTLGGIVRLIDRLRCDFGPAFIITLAPVAMSLLDFTKNLSGFDYEALEVMRGRDIAWYNTQFYCGWGDCSNPLMYDLMVRKGWPPEKIVIGLVTNPENGSGYVPMNPLNMVLTTLRGRYGSFGGIMGWEYFNSLPGGKERPWEWAREMTKLLRGHLLSAPAQATQPVLPAAVKSGSKAKNEDVDPDGPGGQDAPVPKQFEYYSDGLDD, translated from the exons atgaGCAGCTCTG GAGAACGCCCAATTAATGGCTATGTCGACCCAAACTTTCCCAACCCTAACGGCGAGTGGGATACGCCTGTAATCATTTACGGTTACACACCCGCGTTTTCTCTCGCCGTTTTCGCTGCAGCCTGGTTcgccctcttcctcgtcgtccATCTCGTTCAAACAATCCGCTTTCGCAGCTGGTACTTTATCACATTCCCAATCGGTCTTCTCTTTGAGATCGTGGGCTACGTTGCTCGCTCGCTCTCAGCCAAGAAGGATCCGTACCATCTGCTGTACTTTATCCTCAActacttcttcatcgtcacgGCGCCTGTGTTCCTCGCCGCGGGCGTGTACACTATCCTCTCCGCACTGATCCCTCGACTTGGAAGACGATATTCATTCTTGCCACCAAAGTTTATTCTTTGGTTCTTTATCACTTCTGATGTTATTGCTACGGTTGTGCAGATCACTGGTGCTGCTCTGATTGGTGTAAGACAGTCGAACCGAGATGATCCAACTGACGCCAATAACATTCTTCTTGGAGGTTTGGCTTACCAGGTTTTCTCTCTCGGTGTGTTCGTTATTCTCACGGCTTCATTCCTTTTCCGTGCTCGAAGGGAGGTTAGTTCGCGCGGCAAGAAGCTCAGCTTGTTCTGCGTTGCTTTCGGAGTGGCTACCATCATGATTTATCTTCGAACCTGCTTCCGTCTAGCAGAGACAGCTGAAGGCCTTGGGGGACATTTGTATTCGAACGAGATCTTCTTTGCTTGTCTGGAGTTTGCTCCTGTGGCATTGGCTGTCTTGCTTTTTGCTATCTGGCATCCTGGAAGATGTGTCGGCAAGAAG CGGCGGGAGCTCCACCTGAGCTCCGGGGCTGCTTACAACTTCAACAAGCTCCAAGAATGCCAGCTCATccccaccatcaacaacctcacAAACAAATATACGATGCCCCCTCTTCCCCCTTCCGCCAATCCTTTGCCGCGGCTGATCACATATTACCAAACTCATCATGACTCCTCGGGAAATCTcatctctcccctctctctcATCACACAACCCGGTATCGCCATAACCCACGTCATTGTCGCCGCCATTCACATCAACGATGATCCTCAAAAGATCACGCTCAATGATTATCACCCATCTCACCCCATTTTTCAGACTATGTGGGCTGAACTACGTGTACTGCAAGCCTCAGGTGTGAAGGTGATGGGCATGCTGGGTGGTGCTTGTAAGGGCAGCTATGCACGCCTGGATGCCGACCAAGAGACGTTTGATCGGTACTATGGTCCCGTGAAAGACATGATTCGAGAGCGCGGTCTGGACGGCCTGGATTTGGATGTCGAAGAGGAGATGACCCTAGGAGGAATTGTGCGGCTGATAGACCGTCTACGCTGCGACTTTGGGCCAgctttcatcatcactctGGCACCAGTCGCCATgtctcttcttgacttcaCCAAGAATCTCAGCGGCTTTGACTACGAGGCTCTCGAAGTAATGCGCGGACGTGATATCGCCTGGTACAACACGCAATTCTACTGCGGCTGGGGAGATTGCAGTAATCCCCTTATGTACGATCTCATGGTCCGCAAGGGCTGGCCACCAGAGAAGATCGTCATAGGACTTGTCACCAATCCCGAGAATGGAAGCGGCTATGTGCCGATGAACCCTCTCAATATGGTGCTCACAACGTTGCGGGGCCGATATGGATCGTTTGGAGGAATCATGGGCTGGGAGTACTTCAACAGTTTGCCTGGAGGAAAGGAACGGCCATGGGAGTGGGCCAGGGAGATGACCAAGTTGTTGAGAGGGCATTTGTTGTCGGCGCCTGCACAGGCTACACAACCAGTACTACCGGCGGCGGTAAAAAGTGGTTCGAAAGCAAAGAACGAAGACGTTGATCCAGATGGACCTGGTGGACAAGATGCACCAGTGCCAAAACAGTTTGAGTACTACTCGGATGGGCTTGATGATTAG